The window CGGTCCAGGCCGCGCTTCTCGAGGTCAAGCTCGAGTATCTCGGCGAGTGGACACGGATGAGAAGGGAACGGGCCGCATCGTACGATGAGTTGTTCGAACGGAGCGGACTCGTTTCCCAAGGTAAGGTACAGCCACCGAAGGCGACGGCTGATCACGTCTACCACAAATATGTCATTCGTACCCGGCGTCGCGACGAGCTCAGGGAGCATCTCGCTTCGAAAGGGATCGGCACCGCCGTCTACTACCCCCTCCCGCTCCACCTCCAACCGTGTTTTCGGGAGCTCGGATATGGGGAAGGAAGCTTCCCCGTCGCCGAGGCGGCGGCCAGGGAAACCCTCGCGATTCCCATGTACCCGGAACTGACGCAAAATCAACAGGAACGAGTAGTTGCCGAGATTCTGGAATTCTTCCGCGGGTGAAACAAATGGCCCGAGACGGACGTCATCAATACGATGCGTAGAACGGTTTTCCTAATCGCGGCCGTGACGCTCGGCGGGCTCCTGGCGTTCCGGGTCTACCAGGAGTCCGGCGCCGGAACCGACGGCTCGAAGGGTGGAGGTCCGGGCGGGCCGGGATCTCGCGCTCAGCTGGTCGAGGCGGCGACACCCGAGTCGAGTCGGATCACCGAGCGGGTCTCTCTGGTGGGCTCCCTCCGCGCCGCACAGCGGGTGGAGGTGACTCCCAAGCTCAGCGGGCGGGTCGTCGAGATCCGGGTCGACCGGGGCGACTGGGTGGGGGCGGGGCAGGTCATTGCCCGACTCGAGGACGACGAGCTGCGTCAGCAGGTTCGACGCGCCGAAGCTGCCCTGCAGGTAGCCGAGGCGTCGGTCGCGCAGCGTGAAGCCGAGCTCGCCGGAAGACAGCTCGAGCTGGACCGGTTGCAGAACCTCGCCCGCGACGGCGTCGTCTCCTCGCAGCAGCTACAGCAGGCCGAGACCAACCTTCAGGTGTCGAACGCGCAGAAAGCTCTTGCTTTTGCCCAGGTGGCCCAGGCCGAGGCGGAGCTCGAAGAGCTCAGAATTCGCCTCGGTCAGACGGCGATCGTCTCTCCGCTCACCGGCTCGGTGGCGCAGCGTTACATCGATGTCGGGGCACTCGTCTCCTCTTCCACTCCGGTCGTGCTGATTCTCGATCTTTCCACCGTGAAGACCGTGGTCAACGTCCCCGAGCGTGAGATCAACAAGATCGCGGTGGGCAACCAGGCCAAGGTGGTCGTCGATGCTCTCGCCGGCCGGGAGTTCGCCGGCCGAGTCCTGCGGATCTCGCCTCTTCTCGACGCCCAGACCCGCACCGCGCCGGTAGAGATCGAGCTCGACAACCGCGACGGCCTTCTCAAGGCGGAGATGTTCGCCCGGGTGGACTTGAACCTCCAGGCCGAACGGGACGCACTCATGATTCCCCGGGACTCTCTCGTCTATCGGAGCAATCGGCCCGGGGTCTTCGTGATCGACGGCGAATCCGCGCGATTCCAAGCCGTCGTGACAGGGGTTGCCGAAGGCGATCGCATCGAAGTCCTATCGGGTCTGAGCCCAGGCGAGACCATTGTCGCTCGCGGCGCCAACCTTCTGAAGACCGGTGATTCGGTTCGCGTCATGCACCCGGAGGGAGATTAATCGTCGATGAACCTGCCGCGCTTTGCCATTCGGCGCCCCATCACCGTGGCCATGGTGTGCTCCGTCGCCATTCTTCTGGGGGGGATTTCTTTCACCCTCCTTCCCGTGGACCTCATGCCCGATGTCGAGTTCCCGACGATTACCGTCGTTACCGAATATCCGGGCGTGGCGCCCGAGGAGATGGAGACTCTCGTTACTCGGCCCATCGAACGATCCATCAGCTCGGCCCCGGGCGTCGAAGAGATCACTGCCACGTCCTCCGAGGGCCAGAGCCGCGTTCAAGTCCGTTTCGAGTGGGGAACGAACCTGGATGAGGCGGCCAACGAGATACGAACCAGGGTCGACCGCCTGAGAAGCACGCTCCCCGAAGATGCGGAGCCCCCCAGCCTGTTCAAGTTCGACGTCTCGCAGTTTCCCATTCTCTTCATGGCGGTATCGGGAGATCGCGATCCCAAGGATCTGCGGCAATTCATCGAGGATCAGATCCTCTACCGCCTCGAGCGGGTGCCGGGAGTCGCCGCGGCGGACGTTCGCGGCGGGCTTCGCCGCGAGATCCACGTGGATCTCTCGCTCGAACGGCTGAGGGGATACAGCCTGTCGATTCGCGACGTCGTCGACGTGCTCCGTCGTGAGAACCTCAACGAGCCCGTCGGTCCGGTCGAGGAAGGTGACTTCGAGCTCCTGCTTCGCACCCAGGGGGAGTTCCAGACGGTGGAGCAGATCCAGAACATCGTTCTCACGGTTCACGACGGAATCCCGGTCTACGTGAAGGACGTGGCTCGTGTCGAGGACTCCCACGAGGAGATCCGCGACGTCGTTCGCGTGGATGGCAGACCCGGCATCCGGCTGTCGGTGAGAAAGCAGGCGGGCGCGAACACCGTGACGGTGGCTCGTGCCGTGAAAGCGGAGCTGGAACGGATCAACCGGGACTACCCCGACATCACCGCCACTCCGATCATGGATCAGTCGGAGTTCATCGAGCAGTCGATCCGCAACGTGCGCGATGCGGCGATATCCGGCTCCATCCTCGCGATTCTCGTCCTCTTCATCTTTCTGCGCAACGTGAGAAGCACGTTCGTAGTCGCCGCATCGATCCCCATCGCTGTCATCTCGACGTTCGCGCTCATGTATTTCAACGGTTTTACGCTGAACACGATGTCGTTCGGCGGCCTGGCCCTCGGTGTGGGCATGCTGGTGGACAACGCCATCGTCGTTCTCGAGAACGTATTTCGACATCGGGAGTCGGGTCGTTCGCGCTACGATTCCGCGGTCGAAGGGACGAACGAAGTCTCCTCGGCCATCGTCGCCTCGACTCTCACCACCATAGCCGTCTTCGTGCCTCTGGTCTTCCTCACCGGCATGTCGGGCATCATGTTCCAGCAGCTTGCCTATGTCATCGCCTTCGCGCTCTTCTCGTCTCTCGTCGTCGCCTTGACCGTCATCCCCGTCCTCTGCTCGAAGTTCCTTCGGGTGGGAGAGCCGGACCCGAACCGCCATCCCATCCTCCAGCGGATCGTGCACCAGAGTGGCGAGTTTCTGACGGCCATCGATGCCGAGTATCAACAGTTGATCCGATGGGCTCTGAGCCATCGACGAACCGTGGCCCTGGGCACCGGGCTTCT is drawn from Vicinamibacteria bacterium and contains these coding sequences:
- a CDS encoding efflux RND transporter periplasmic adaptor subunit → MRRTVFLIAAVTLGGLLAFRVYQESGAGTDGSKGGGPGGPGSRAQLVEAATPESSRITERVSLVGSLRAAQRVEVTPKLSGRVVEIRVDRGDWVGAGQVIARLEDDELRQQVRRAEAALQVAEASVAQREAELAGRQLELDRLQNLARDGVVSSQQLQQAETNLQVSNAQKALAFAQVAQAEAELEELRIRLGQTAIVSPLTGSVAQRYIDVGALVSSSTPVVLILDLSTVKTVVNVPEREINKIAVGNQAKVVVDALAGREFAGRVLRISPLLDAQTRTAPVEIELDNRDGLLKAEMFARVDLNLQAERDALMIPRDSLVYRSNRPGVFVIDGESARFQAVVTGVAEGDRIEVLSGLSPGETIVARGANLLKTGDSVRVMHPEGD
- a CDS encoding efflux RND transporter permease subunit; protein product: MNLPRFAIRRPITVAMVCSVAILLGGISFTLLPVDLMPDVEFPTITVVTEYPGVAPEEMETLVTRPIERSISSAPGVEEITATSSEGQSRVQVRFEWGTNLDEAANEIRTRVDRLRSTLPEDAEPPSLFKFDVSQFPILFMAVSGDRDPKDLRQFIEDQILYRLERVPGVAAADVRGGLRREIHVDLSLERLRGYSLSIRDVVDVLRRENLNEPVGPVEEGDFELLLRTQGEFQTVEQIQNIVLTVHDGIPVYVKDVARVEDSHEEIRDVVRVDGRPGIRLSVRKQAGANTVTVARAVKAELERINRDYPDITATPIMDQSEFIEQSIRNVRDAAISGSILAILVLFIFLRNVRSTFVVAASIPIAVISTFALMYFNGFTLNTMSFGGLALGVGMLVDNAIVVLENVFRHRESGRSRYDSAVEGTNEVSSAIVASTLTTIAVFVPLVFLTGMSGIMFQQLAYVIAFALFSSLVVALTVIPVLCSKFLRVGEPDPNRHPILQRIVHQSGEFLTAIDAEYQQLIRWALSHRRTVALGTGLLLAGSLLLAPMVGFELMPETDEGEVRLTLELPAGTRVEVTEAVALEVESMVLREVPEAEHVLTEVGGGGWRESSTHRANIRIQLVDQSRRDRSTQEIANALRPHLVRRPGVLAFARASGGMFLMRMGRGGEDRISVEIRGHDMQIANELALQVKEIVENVPGVTDAQVSRREGMPEMLVTVDRDKAATMGLNVSDLADALRTTVGGRIASMFRQAGNEYNILVRLQEEDRRDLASVEQVPMYTPVGQTVPVSSLVRMQRREGPVNIERKDQERIVTVTANFASRDLGSIMGDIESGIRSLTLPPEFTILFGGEYEEQQKAFRGLMLCLVLAVILVYMVMAAQFESLRDPLVILFSIPLAAIGVILMLFLTDTTFNIQAFIGSIMLAGIVVNNAIVLVDYTNLLRRRDGLPLRHAVELAGRRRLRPILMTTLTTVLAMIPMALGIGEGAEVQAPMARVVIGGLTVSTLITLVLIPTLYTTVEERVAEEQEETEPSAGAEPAAV